CTAACCGGGAATTCCAACTCGTAAAGCACTTTCTTAGACATCTCTCAAATAATTAGTAAATCAATATCATCTGGTTGCAATTATAGAAAATATTTTATTCTGTCAAAATAATTTACGGTTTTTTTTTAATTAATCCGAAGAATGTATGAACATCTTATAGAATTTATAAATATTATAAAATTCCACTATTTGTAACTGCGTGCTGACGGACGATTGCAGCCGACCCTATATGGGGAGCGGGTTAGCAGGAAAATAATAAGCTCTTAAAGATCAATCGATTTTATTTGGAAATGATTTAAAAACGATAGATTTTTTTTGGTCGGCTTCTAAAAAAAGTTATTTTTGTCAGGCATTCATCAAATCTTAACTTTTTCTTAACCTGTAACTGTTCCGACTCTATGTCAATGCGCCAACTTAAAATCACTAAATCCATTACCAACAGGGAATCTCAGTCCCTGGAGAAGTACTTGCAGGAGATTGGGAAGGTGGATTTAATTACGCCGGAGGAAGAGGTAAATCTCGCCATCCGCATCAAGCAGGGCGATCAGAGAGCATTGGAAAAGCTGACTAAAGCTAACCTCCGCTTTGTGGTATCCGTTGCCAAACAGTATCAGAACCAGGGTCTGTCGCTCAGCGACCTGATCAACGAGGGCAACCTGGGGTTAATTAAAGCTGCTCAACGTTTTGATGAAACGCGCGGTTTTAAATTCATTTCCTACGCCGTATGGTGGATTCGTCAGTCCATCCTGCAGGCACTGGCAGAACAGTCCAGGATCGTAAGGCTGCCGCTGAACAAAGTAGGCCTCAGCAATAAGATCAGCAAGGCATATTCCCAGCTGGAACAGGAATTTGAAAGGGAGCCGTCACCCGACGAGCTGGCCACTATCCTCGAAATCAATACCGATGAAGTGGAAGCCACCCTCGGCGTAGCCGCCCGCCACGTGTCCATGGACGCGCCGTTCATTGACGGGGAAGACAACTCCCTGCTGGACGTGCTCGAAAATCCAAACGCCGTTAGCGCTGACGAGGAACTGGACCACCATGACTCCCTTCGCCGGGAAATCGAAAGGTCCCTGTCTACCCTCACAGATCGCCAGAAAGATGTGATCATGCTGTATTTCGGCATCGCAGTGGAACATCCGATGTCCCTCGAAGATATCGGGGAAAAATTTGGCCTCACCCGCGAAAGGGTCCGTCAGATCAAAGACAAGGCCATTACCAAACTCAGGACCACTTCCAGAAGCAAACTGCTCCGGAACTACCTGGGATAGACATTACATACGAATCAGAATTGTTGGATATAAACGCTTTGGCGGAGACAGGAGCTGAAAAACAGCTCTCTGTCTCCGCTATTTTTTTACTCCCCGCCCGGCCGTCCCGTCCCGCCCGTTCCCCGGTTCCGGTGAATTCCAAGATTCTTGGCATATTCTCGCCCGAAAACAATAATTTTGCTGTCCGTTTAAAATATCAACAATGTTTGAATCATTATCAGAGAGATTAGATTCCGCGTTTAAGCAACTTAAAGGGGAAGGCCGTATTTCGGAAATCAATATCGCCACCACCATTAAGGAAATCCGCCGCGCACTGGTGGATGCGGACGTGAACTACAAAATAGCCAAGGAATTTACTGATAAAGTAAAGGATAAAGCCATGGGAGAAAAGGTGTTGACCGCCATCTCTCCCGGACAGCTCATGGTAAAGATCGTGAAAGACGAACTGGCAGAGCTGATGGGTGGCACCGAATCCGAAATTGATATCAAAACAAACCCCTCCGTTATACTTATCGCTGGTTTGCAGGGTTCGGGCAAAACCACCTTCTCCGGTAAACTGGCCAACTTCCTCAAGTCCAAAAAGGCGAAGAAACCCCTGCTGGTAGCAGCAGATATCTACCGCCCGGCGGCGATCGACCAGCTGAAAGTGCTGGGCGAGCAGATCGGAGTGGAAGTGTATAGCGAGCCCGAAAATAAAAACGCCGTGCAGATCGCCGAAAATGCGGTCAAACACGCTAAAGCCAATGGCAATAACATCATCATCATCGATACCGCTGGCCGTTTGGCCGTGGACGAGGTGATGATGACCGAAGTGGCCAACGTAAAAAATGCGGTGAAGCCACAGGAGATCCTGTTCGTGGTAGACTCCATGACCGGCCAGGATGCGGTCAACACCGCCAAGGCGTTTAACGACCGCCTGGACTTTACCGGCGTGGTGCTCACCAAACTGGACGGTGATACCCGCGGCGGTGCGGCCCTGACCATTCGTTACACCGTTACCAAGCCGATCAAGTTCGTGAGCATGGGCGAAAAGATGGACACCCTCGACGTGTTCTATCCGGAACGTATGGCCCAGCGTATCCTCGGTATGGGTGATATCACCACCCTCGTGGAACGCGCCCAGGCCCAGTTCAACGAAGAGCAGGCTAAAAAACTGGAGAAAAAAATCCGCCAGAACCAGTTCGATTTTGACGATTTCCGGGAACAGCTCCAGCAGATCAAGAAAATGGGTAACCTGAAAGACCTGATGGGCATGATCCCCGGCGTAGGCAAGGCGGTAAAGGACCTCGATATCAGCGACGACGCATTCAAAGGCATCGAAGCCATGATCAACTCCATGACACCGGCTGAACGCGGTAATCCCGACATCATTGACGGCAGCCGCCGTAAGCGTATCGCTAAAGGCGCCGGCAAAAACATCCAGGACGTAAACCAGTTCATGAAACAATTTGAACAAATGCGCCAGATGATGAAGATGATGAACAAGTTTGGCGCTGGTGGCAAGGGTTTGAGAGGGCTGGTAAAATAAAAAATACTGCTCCGTAAACTTTTTTTTGCAAATACCAATTAGAAGGTTACATTTGCATCCCTAATTAAACAATATTTCCTAACTCGCAAAAAATAACTCGACTTATTTATGCCAGTAAAAATCAGACTGCAGAGACATGGCGCTAAGAAGAGGCCTTTCTATTTTATCGTAGTGGCTGACGCTCGCGCTCCAAGAGATGGTAAATTCATCCAGAAAATCGGTACTTACAATCCTTTAACCGTTCCGGCTTCCATCAACATCGATACTGAAAAAGCATTGCGTTGGTTGCAGAAAGGCGCTCAGCCTACCGATACTGTTAGACGGATCTTGTCTTTCAAAGGTGTATTGTATTTGAAACACCTGTTAAGAGGTGTTACCCTGAACCTGTTCGACGAGCCTACTGCTTACCAGAAGTTTGCACAATGGCAAGCTGAACACGAACAGAAAGTATCTGCCCGCCGTGACGGCCACAGAAAAGCAAGAGTAGCTGCTCCTATCGTTAGAAAGGTAGAAGACACTCCTGCTGCTCCATCCGCACCAGCAGAAGGAGAAGGTACAGAAGCATAAAACGGCAACGTTTTAACA
The Chitinophaga varians genome window above contains:
- a CDS encoding RNA polymerase sigma factor RpoD/SigA, with product MRQLKITKSITNRESQSLEKYLQEIGKVDLITPEEEVNLAIRIKQGDQRALEKLTKANLRFVVSVAKQYQNQGLSLSDLINEGNLGLIKAAQRFDETRGFKFISYAVWWIRQSILQALAEQSRIVRLPLNKVGLSNKISKAYSQLEQEFEREPSPDELATILEINTDEVEATLGVAARHVSMDAPFIDGEDNSLLDVLENPNAVSADEELDHHDSLRREIERSLSTLTDRQKDVIMLYFGIAVEHPMSLEDIGEKFGLTRERVRQIKDKAITKLRTTSRSKLLRNYLG
- the ffh gene encoding signal recognition particle protein, producing MFESLSERLDSAFKQLKGEGRISEINIATTIKEIRRALVDADVNYKIAKEFTDKVKDKAMGEKVLTAISPGQLMVKIVKDELAELMGGTESEIDIKTNPSVILIAGLQGSGKTTFSGKLANFLKSKKAKKPLLVAADIYRPAAIDQLKVLGEQIGVEVYSEPENKNAVQIAENAVKHAKANGNNIIIIDTAGRLAVDEVMMTEVANVKNAVKPQEILFVVDSMTGQDAVNTAKAFNDRLDFTGVVLTKLDGDTRGGAALTIRYTVTKPIKFVSMGEKMDTLDVFYPERMAQRILGMGDITTLVERAQAQFNEEQAKKLEKKIRQNQFDFDDFREQLQQIKKMGNLKDLMGMIPGVGKAVKDLDISDDAFKGIEAMINSMTPAERGNPDIIDGSRRKRIAKGAGKNIQDVNQFMKQFEQMRQMMKMMNKFGAGGKGLRGLVK